One Bombina bombina isolate aBomBom1 chromosome 5, aBomBom1.pri, whole genome shotgun sequence DNA segment encodes these proteins:
- the LOC128661150 gene encoding histone-lysine N-methyltransferase 2D-like: MHRSRRSTLPPRRYQSEQEPPAPAISFQSISEDDLDIIPPTQYTTVVSAQVHNVEEQGPIDIELAQESPRPQALQTQQANLPLDSVQASFLSAVPPAAMSAVSDLLKNIISAMAAASPGPSVTPAVFPPDPSSQDPDPALTTPSRHRPFTPLIEAPHVATRGPQPGRNMAPQPSTPGLAPGRTIPEAHAISGPMLLPSGPSDLLRQPRGPGPTSGVNAMLVTSPEADIGTSGLADSRAVTRTSAPGATPLAGEHREPSLAVGGLSVGGRRGISSASKLRKRTAHLNVNPQGHQRGRSIIRGSTRQIASDRGRGTRRVNPSRAMRPLQFIQMGDNANAVQQAAPDIINPHRADSGLVQAAAQPHDIVSNNSLHVNQGNVQSMHVNQNIEHHLPSRALMHTH; the protein is encoded by the coding sequence atgcatcgttccaggcgtTCTACTCTGCCTCCCAGACGTTACCAGTCGGAACAGGAACCTCCTGCACCTGCAATAAGTTTTCAATCTATTTCTGAggatgatttagatatcattcccccaactcaatatactactgttgtgtcagcccaggttcataatgtggaagagcagggaccTATTGATATTGAGTTAGCTCAGGAATCCCCCAGACCTCAAGCATTGCAGACCCAGCAGGCTAATTTACCTCTTGATAGTGTACAGGCCTCATTTTTAAGTGCTgtaccccctgctgctatgtcagcagtttctgacctattgaaaaacataatatccgctatggctgcagcctccccagggcccagtgtcacaccagctgttttccctcctgatccttctagtcaggatccggatcctgctttaactacccccagcaggcatcgccctttcacacctctcattGAGGCACCACACGTGGCAACACGCGGTCCCCAGCCCGGCCGGAACATGGCCCCTCAGCCCTCAACACCCGGACTTGCCCCTGGTCGCACCATACCCGAGGCCCATGCCATCTCAGGGCCTATGCTGCTCCCCTCGGGGCCTAGCGATCTCCTTCGCCAGCCGCGTGGTCCGGGTCCGACTTCCGGTGTCAACGCCAtgttagtgacgtcaccggaagcggacatcggcacttccggcttggcagattcccgcgcggtcacaaggacatcggctcccggggcaacgccacttgcaggtgagcaccgagagccgtccttggccgttggcgggttatcagtggggggtcgGAGGGGCATTAGCAGCGCAAGCAAACTGCGCAAGCGAACGGCACATTTGAATGTTAATCCTCAGGGGcatcaaaggggtcgctccatcataagaggtagtaccaggcagatagccagtgataggggtagggggacacgcagagttaacccttccagggcaatgaggccattacagtttatacaaatgggagataacgcaaatgccgttcagcaggccgctcccgatattattaacccacacagggctgatagtggtttagtgcaagcggccgctcagccgcaTGATATTGTGTCTAATAATAGCCTGCATGTGAATCAAGGCAATGTTCAAAGTATGCATGTTAATCAAAACATTGAGCATCATTTACCATCCAgggcgctcatgcacactcattaa